CCTGATACATTTAAGTTAATGGACCAATTTCCCAAGTTGAATCTCAGTGTTAGGATCGTGGTTAAATGGGACTAATGATATGGGTTTGCATCCCAGTAACTACCTTGTGTTGTCCTGGTGCTCTTTCCCAAGCCCAGGCAAACCCCAAAGACATGGCTAAGCGCTTTGgttcagaaacattttgtgttGGAATAACTGTCTGTTCAGCTGGACCTTTACTATATTGATAAAATATCACTATGTTGATATTGTGATAACACACACTTGGAAATCGCTAGACTAAATATACTAGGGATTTTTGGTGCAGTTTGGACTCAAACAGTGAAGACGTTTAATCCTTTGCTCTGAGAATGTTGAATCTGGTCTCTGGGTGCTACGTCACGTGCTCTAGGCTGAGGGAGTGTGCCGAGGTGCGTGGGAGCCCAAGCCCGTATGTGGTCTGGGATGGTAGGGCCatagaaatgtaataataaaagtGCAGTCTTTGTGCGTTAATATGCATTTGGGAAACATTTGGATGGACCGAGAGAGATGCTCTGAGCAGGCACTAGAGGAATGCTAGCTGTATCAtatgttttctcctctgtttaaCAGCAGCAATTTTGCTATTGTTTGCAGATGGTCCATTTTGCCTTTATTTGCAGTGGACCTGCTTAATGTCCTGACGATGTCCAAAACTCTGCTGCACTTCTgaacacgcacacacacacatacaaaaatgcTGGTGAACCTCTCATTGGTGTCAGCATGTCTGATGTACAAAAAATACCTCTCTCACCTGCCACCTACTTCTTCCACAGagaaaaacttcatttcaaaCTGCATCTTAGTTGTAACAAGAGGAGAGTGTTGTGTTCTGGCTAGAAGGACCTTTCCCTGAGCGTCCTCCCCCATAAGCCCATCTCTCAAGTGCTTGGCTTGAGCATCCTCTCCTGTTATCAGCTTTACGAGTAGAGCTTGTAGAGCTGATGGTCTAAACCAAGGCTGAGCAACAGTGGTgaatgtttcttctctttttgtctttggtGTGTAGGATCAAGCTTGCAGATAAAAACAATACAGCAGCTGTGAAGGAATTAGAAAGACCTTTGTGTGGATTTTTGAGTGAGAGATGTTCTGAAGGTGCCTCTGTCACCCTGGGTTTTACACCTGAAGCTGAACCAGTTTCTTCTGTGGTGAAGAACCCACTGGGAGCCTTGGAGAACTTGATGCTGGATCCAAGGCTAGACTGCTTTCAGCAGAACATGCTTAGTCCCAAAATGATCATCAGTGACCCGTCTGTGGATCTGAACgttaaagaaaacagtaaaatcatCAGGAGACAGATAGGAGGCACTCAGAATATACGGTCACCTGGAAAAATTGGCTTGAGGAATAAGTCCTTCAGCATCAAGGACAAAATTTCagaatgggaagggaaaaaggaaacacagtCCACTCCTCgcagagaggaggagcagggagttaaAGAGGAGCACAGGGTGCCCTGTGTAACTGAGAAGACAAGCGGGGAAGCACTGGTGACTCGGAAGGTGGAGACCAAGAGACTTACGAACTGGGAACTGGAGTGCAAAGGGGCAGGCAAAGAGAATGAGCGGAAAGCAGGAACTCAGAAAGgcacagggcaggcagcagagcgAAAGGGGGCAGCGCAGAAGGATGAGGAAGCGGAGTCCAGCCCTGGAAAATGCAAGGAGGTGAAAGGTGGGAAGTGGGAGGTCCAGAAGGAGAATCTTTCAGTGCTTAGTCAGGTCAAGAAGCTAGAGCAGGCTTTGAAAGAtggctcagcagagctgcagccgcAGTTGCCTGGTACTTACTATTCCCCACAGTGCttgcaggagaaggcagcacaAGGACACACCGCTCCCGAGGGCCATGAGAGCATATGTGGAGCTGAGCTCAGTAAAAGGCTTCTTGGCTTGGACTCTGAAATCAGTGAGCCAATTTTTGGAACTCTAGAAGAGGTAAGAACTTCTCATGTGAAATCCAAGGGCTGCACAGTGGAGAACGTGTACACAGAGCCAGGGGTGCCAGAGAAGAAACCCTTCATCAACCCACTGCCAAAGCCCCGGCGAACTTTCAAACACGAGGGGGAAGAGGACTGGGTGCCAGCAGCTAGGAATAAAAGAAACTTGCCCCCTCTGCCATCcattcctccccctcctctacCATCCTCTCCTCCCCCGTCAGCTGTCAGCAGGAGGCTCTGGAGCGGGAAGCACAAGAACAACGCCGACCACAGGTATTCGGACTGTGTTTCACAAAGGTGTTGGTCTTGATGGTGGAGTCCTGCCTTCCCATATCTCTCTGGGAGAGACGGATCTTCCCTGGTCGCTCATGATACCCAGAGAGCCTTGCTGACCATAACCAGCACTCAGTCATCTCTCTGAGAACGTATGAGTGGCCAGCACAACTTCACAGGATAACTGTGAAGGGATAAGTCATGGCAGATTTGGGCTTTAAGGTTGCTGTATTACGTGGCTTAACCTTCGAGCCCAAGATtgaagggtttggggttttgttttggtgttttagcagaaaatctatttaattacaaaatgacTACAGCTGGTCTGGAATGGGGTCTGGAATGATAATCTCTAGACTCTACCGCAGCATTTTCACTGTTCATAGTAAAGCTATTCCTTTAACTGAATCTGATGTGTATATATTCTTCTGGAGtgctttcttgccttttctcccctcccacaTGGTTGTCCCACATTTTTGGGATGGGGAGCATAAAATGCACAGCTGTTTCTTATGCCCTCTGCGTAAACTGTCACCTAAAAATTCCTGGCTTGGGTGCAGGAAGGAAATTGAAACTTTCCAGGTTTGTTAGTGGAGGACACTTAATTGTTTTTACCCTTTCTACCATCCTGCATGCAAGTATTGCTTTCCTGTACTGCTCAAAGAGAGCTGATTTTGGGGCCCCCCTATTCCTGCCGAGGGTGGGATCTGCGCTGTAAATGGGACCTCTCATGGCCTAAGGTTCTGTGCCATGTTGCAGGATGTGGCACTTAACACTTGCATCTTCACAGTGTGCTATTGCCATGACAACCCAGATTATCTACAGCATCCCCAAAATGCGTTTATTTGTGTGGCTGATAAAAATAAGCAATCTCAGTTTACTTTTCCATGCTTTATATGGGATGAGGCTGTGAAATGTTCTCAGTAATTCGTTTTGCTAGCTGGGTGGCATGTTGGAGACGTGAATTAGCTGTGATTTGGTTATAAATGCTGGTTAACTGTATCACTCTCCTCTTtgctccttctcccctcccatcAATGGCGCAGGAAGTCGTATGAGTTTGAAGACTTGCTGCAGTCATCGTCTGAGAACGGCCGGGTGGATTGGTACGCGCAGACCAAGCTGGCCCTCACACGCACTTTATCTGAGGAGAACGTCTATGAAGACATCCTGGGTAGGAGCTTTGGACAGGACATACTGGGTAGGAGCTCTGGACAGGGAAGCGATTTGACTGCTAATGCTGAGTAACTGAGAAGACTCATGATCAACAGGCACTCACCCGAGGTGCTAAATACAGTATGTCTATTATCCAAATGCAAGCCAAGACACATTTTACACAGATTATTGGCaagtaatgagaaaaatggaCGGAATATTTCAAAACTCATCAGCTTCAAAGATGAACCTGAGGCATGTGGGaaccagcttttattttttgctggcatctctcctttgtcttccttttgtccTGTGGACTAATTCTCACAGCTCTGGTCTGTCCATTGTGGTGAGCTTGTCACCGCTGAGATAATGCGAACAGTCTGAAAACATAGCCTTGAAGTCAATTCTGCGGTTCAGAAATAGGATTGTGTATGGCTCCAGGTACCATTGAAATTAAGAAACTAGGTCCCACAATCTCTGAAattgagttttatttcattctctgaCTTCGGTGGCAGATCAATGccattttaaagattatttccTGTAACACTCTCAATTTATATagtgttttttaatattgtgaGTTAGATGGCCTTTTATGGAACATAGAATAGAAGCATCCCTCTTGAAAAAGCCTTAAGTTTTAGTAGCTGTAGGCTGGTGCTGTGTAAAGCTCTTGGCTGAGTTTAGCAGAATAGGAAGAGAATAGCTGCATCAGCTCTCGCCATGCAGCTGTAATCCTACAAAGGTGGTCTGTGTTGTTCAGCGTGGGAGGAGCTGCGCCTTCTCAGGAGCAGGCCAGGCATTATTATTTTGATATGAATAAAATCTGATCATACTTGATGAGAAAGATCTCTCAAAGGAATCATGTTCCTTTGGGACTGATGGCAGACAAAGTGATGCCAATCTGTcctttttgacatttttgaaGTTGTCGGCCTCGTTTGTGGAGCTAGGGGccttgtgtttgcttttttcttctctttagttGGGGGGGCCAAAGGAACAGGGAGTGCCTGAGCAGCTGccggggtttttttgtgttggggCGTGGTGGGAGGTCTCAGAAACCACTGAGTAAGGGTCACCTTGTCAGCTGGAATAACATGGATAGCGTTACAGAGTGGCTGTATAGGCAAATCCATCCATTCAAACATAAGCACACTCCTGCATCCCAAGCTTGCAGGGAACTCAAATACCAGGCTGAagttcctctcccctccagcttTTAGTTGCAaagattagaagaaaacaaagttacGGGTAATTGTAGCTAATGGggcatgtttggtttttttgttttcttgctgcaTGTTTAGGCTTTGCCTGGAGTCAGTGATCTTTAATTGGTTCCTGCAGTCCTGGTGGTGTTACCATGGAAGCTTGGGAAAAGGGGTGGACAGGGATAACTCAAAAAAAgctacagttttgtttttcacaagaCCACAGGCGGGTATAGgtcacaaaacaaacaacatgtGAAAACCACACCAATGGAGGGGGAACCGAGACTTCAGCCACAGGACACTAGTGCTGACCCACAGATAATCATGTGTGTCCATCAGGGCATGCaagcacacacatacaccccaTATTCATATGCGTGACTTGCGGGGGGGTTCAGCTGTTGGTGGGAGAACCGTTCCCTTTCCCAGCAAGTCACACAGATTCCCTTCGTGCACCATCTTTTTACCCCTTTGCCATTGCTTACCTGGAATATTGGAAATTGTACTGGGCAGATGGATGACAAGGTTTATTTGTCAAAAAGAGGGAAATGGTGTTCTTTCTTCTAGACTGAGGCTAATTGGACATGCTGCCGAGCAGTTTGAGGATGGGGTAGGCAACAGAACTCaagcttgttcttttttctcccatctACCCAGTTATCTGACAGCTGAAGTATATTTTCAGTACTGAAGTGTGCCATTGAAATTAGAAAGTGGAGCCACTTTCAGGGACAGGAGCATGTTTGCTGACAAAATGTTCATGCAGACTTGCTTTGCTGGTGTCACACATGCTTACCTTCTCCTCCTTGGTGAATTCAGAGCCACCACTGTAGTGCTGGGTATCACCAAGCCACAGATAGAAGGCAGTGTTGGAAAAGACTTGAGTTTCTGTCCTTGTCTGAAGACTCCAGCTACAttcctgccccagcagggcaggcaggtggGAGCACACCAGTTAGACAGATCCTACAGCCATTGCCGATCCCTGCTCCAGAGGCCTGCAGCATCAATGACCTCCGGTCTTTGCTCTCAGCCAAGCATTACGTGACAATAAGAGAAAGGCAGTTGCTTCAAGTCCCAGCTGTCCACTGGGATGGCAAGAAATGATGGcaatgaagagagaaatgtcATAACAAATTGCCTGCCCGTGCAGATGCTTGGGCTAAGCCTTTGTCATTGGTTTCTTAGATGCTTGGATGGAGATGTCACAACCTGCTTTTTCGGAGTTGTGTGTTCTTTTTGAACACACTTGGGTTTGCATTTCCCAGCGCTGCTGAAGAGTGGGATGTAAGAATTTCATTATACGTCATTTTGGGTGTTTAAAACTCAGATTAGTTGTGTGCCTCATCTCCAGAAtcagtggaaagaaagggaCACCTCTGTGTGGTCATTCAAGCTCTGTGTTTTTGAGGGGATCCTAGGTAAGAATGAGCTGAATGTTACCTTAGAGGTgtcccttccccccacccctccaggGAGAGAGCATCCTGACTTTGGATGGCCTAGGCTAGGTGAGGTGAATCCTTCCCTCTTTCTAAAGTGGGGCATGTGAGGTTGAGGCATCCATGATTGGTAGATGTGTTTGAAAACCTATGTTGTGTGATGGACATCCATGTTCAGAGAGTGGATTAAATCTTTCTACAGAGTCAGCCCAAGAGCAGTGCATCGCTTCAGCCCCAATTAAATGATGATCAGAGGTCCCCCTAAACATGGGGTTTAAACAGAGGAGAGAGGACCCTTATGCTAGCCTTCAGCTCGCAGTTTCATTTAGAGAGCAGAAGactggaaagaaggaaatataaTTATGGATTGATGTGCATGAGAACTTCACAGCTCCTCTGAAGACAGGGAAATGAACTTGAGGACTCGCTGCATCTTTTCCATCTGTAGTATCTGTGATACGTTCCTATGGCTGCATGTGTCAGGGTTTGGACACTGTCCAGCGAGCAGCTGGACTTCTCTCTTCTATGGAGGGAATGAAGCAATTGCAGGAATGCCTGAGAACAGGTCTTTATGTCTGATgtgggaggtgggagaaggcCAGCAGATccccaaacagatttttatggCAAACCTCAAGGATTTTCTGCACTTACAGTCTCTTGCTTGTGGCTTTTTGCTGCAGATCCACCATTGAAGGAAAACCCTTATGAAGACATTGAGACCAACAGCCGCTGTTTGGGGAAGAAATGTGTCCTGACCTTCCCAGCATCCCCCACCTCTTCTGTACCTGGGACTCCCACTAAGGTACTTTGCCTGAAGTGGCCACCTCTCCTGCTCCAGAAGGTTTTTGGGTGAAATCCAGGTTCTGTGTGGAAAGAGTGGTATTTTGCCGATTTGACTTTGAtcatgttggatttttttcctttttgtcttttaccGCTTATCATTTACAGTATAAGAGGGTATTTACTGCCCTTTAGCAAAGTAAAAACCAGCATTCCTTTATACAAATGGTTTGttggcttttgctgtttttcacacCAGGGCTACCTTCCCCTGGTAGGGGGGAAGTCCTTTTGCTGATAGAGTGCAAGAAAACTCTTCCTGCCCCCAGAGAGGGCATTTAAGTGCTTGGGTAATCAAGCCCTGCAGTCATCTGGGCTCAGTGTCAGCGGGCCATACACAGTCTGCCCGTGCTGATGCCAAGATgcctctgcagccccctcccttAAGGATGCCTCTTTTGCTCTCTCCTTGATGAGACTGGTTGCTGGTAACTAGTGCAATGCCAATCCCCTGGTTAGGGGGCCGATACTAAAAGGatgtccccagcagcagcacagctcacaGCCTGGTGCCGTTTTCCTCCTTGGCAGTGAAACCAAAAGAAGAGGCAAAACATTGGTCTGTGCCTCTTGCTCGGAGCTCAGGGCTTACCAAGGCCAGCCCTGCTCTCAGCCTCCCGAGCTGTTTTGGTTGgttcctgttttctgtttagatAGTCCAAGCTTGGAACAGCAGGGCCAATGTGACAGCAGAAGTCATCTTGGCAACAACTGGGTTCAGAGTGGATAGCAGGGATCTAAACATGGTTTTCCTGACCAAAGGGTTTTCCCATGCTCTCCAAGTTGTAGCTATTATTAGAGCTGTTACCCAACGTTTTCAGAAGCTTGACGTGCAGCGTTTCTTGACATATTGCTCTTTTCCAATGAGCTTAATCAGCAACTGAGGTTTCTTTGGATAATTCAGCACTTAAAAGTGAAAATTCTTCTGTAgttctcaatccattctccTTGTTGCTAGTTAGGTCTAGAGCAGCAAGGGTCTATATGTTAGTGTTAGGATGAAGTTGATTTCCCTCAGAGAGCTTTGCAATCACCTGTGCACTCTGATTTCCCACCTGTACTCTCAAAAGAGGGCTGCAGTGTTACACAGGAATGCCTTTCACCATAGATATGGTTCCCAGCAGGAGACACTTAGTAAAGATTTGAATAGGAGTAATTATGTTACACTACAGTGCTTTGACATCTAAAAGCCATGATCTGCATCAGTCAGAAGAGAAGTGCTGCAGCTCTCTTGGCAACTAACGGGTTTGCAACTGCAGTGTGAATCACGCTGGAGAGCCTGCTCAGGCTGGAGACTGATGGGGAATGGGTCTGGACAGACTTTCAGTAGTAGCTTGTATCACTAGTGCAGGATGAGATTCTTCAGTGCGAAGGCTCTTCCCCGCCTCATTTTAACGTGTGACTTCTCTGTGGGTGGTAAGCGTTTTTGTGAGTTGAGCGTCTTCTGCCAAATCATCCAGACACCTGAGCTAACCTGAATGAATGAATTGGTCTGGCTGATAGCTCTGCAGAGTGTGTCTGTTGATGGAGGCAGACCATTATGCTGCCTCAGCTATGGTGCTGCTGTGACTTGTTCAGAACTAGCTTCAGAATTAGCCTAGTGCCAAGTAGATACATCCTCTGGGAGTGCAGATACAGTGCCCACAAAAAGTGCGACTTAACCTTGTCATAACTGCTGGGAAATTCTGTAGGAGAAGACAAGAAGAGTTCATATTGAGCATCTTTCTGGTGAGAAGTGGTTTGCCCTTCTTTATCTGGAGCTgagctttctgcttctctgatgCTGTTTTTGGTCAGGGACTTTAAAAACTTTACTCTGGTACTTAAATATCTACTGTTGTGCTCACACTGAACTTGTTAATGAGCTTAGGAGGAAACTAGTCTCCATAATTGTCTATCGTGGCATTTCTTGTACCCTCCTCTGAAATAGTTAATTCTGGCTACTGTCAGACAGCCATACTGACAGTGCTTTTTGTCTGGTCTCCCCTCTTCTCTGTTCCTGCTGGCTAGCTGCTCCTTACCCCAATTGCTTGTGGTTGGCTGGTTGATTAGTCTTGTCTTGTTTACAGTCCCAGCCTCTGGATTACACAAGTcctgggagatttttttttgcactggTGCAAGGCTTCTTGGCCACCCCCTAAGACTGCATTCTGGTCTGGAATGAATATGGGATGGTTAAATTCCTGGTCAAGATAGTCCTGGGCTAGCCCGGCGGCTGGGCGAGTTCCTTGCGTGTGCAGAAATCCGTGAGCGTTCTCAGGGCCATTTTGCCAGCTGAGTGCTGCGGCCAGCCCACTGGATTTACCACTATGACAGTGTTAGCAATGAAACAAAGGTACGTGAGGTACTGGGTTCATTCATTCCTTCTCCTCCATTTCCAGTTGCTTTCCAAGCCCATTTTTTTCCGACAAAACTCAGAGCGGCGGAGTTTCAAACTGCCAGACATACGGAAACTGAGCCGTGATGGGACTGGGTCACCATCCAAAATCAGCCCTCCCTCGACCCCCAGCAGTCCAGATGACACCTTCTTCTCCTTGGGAGACCCTCAGAATggcaagaggagaaggaagattCCCAAGGTAAATCTAGGGCTTTCTATCTTTTGCTTGGCTTCTTCCAGGCAGGAATGTGAGTATGagagaatgttttctttagtttcCAATGTGGCATCCCTGCAATATAGCTGTTGTCCTGGCAGGTGACTTGTGTTTAACTCCCTTTCTGCCTGAAGGAGAAGGCTCACAAACATCTCTGCAAGTTttgaagaagttatttttccatctgAGATACCATGATTGTCAGGAGAGATaaaataagaagggaaaaaaaagcattttaattttttgatcAAAGTTGAAGTTtgtcagaggggaaaaaagcaattaagaTTTTTGCAGAAGACATACCCCATCgtatttccttctttgcttGATGGACAGGACAGTCAGAAATTGTCTGTGTGTTGTGTTGTTATTTCCTCCTGGCAATCTGTTGTTCTTTGCTAGGTCTGATTCATGCATTGGCTGATTCTAATTCAAGGTAGGGTGTGATTGTAGGTGAACAACGAAAATACTGACATTTGAGTGGCAAAAGGAGTTGTCTGTAGTCATGAGCATTTTCTGGAGCAACGTTTCCTACTTCATATTTGGATACAGCATGACTCcgtttcaattttattttctttcagatctaTCAGGAAGTGTATTCAGTCCAGATGAGGTTTGGCAGCAGTCTATCTATTGAATGTTTCAAAAACACAGTTATAAAAACACAGTTGCTTATCCCAGTCTTTGCAGGACAAGCAGAGGCTACCAGGGACTGTctgtggtgatttttttctgaacccACAGT
Above is a genomic segment from Gymnogyps californianus isolate 813 chromosome 1, ASM1813914v2, whole genome shotgun sequence containing:
- the DENND2A gene encoding DENN domain-containing protein 2A isoform X2 codes for the protein MMTASKAADVSSKSESSVRKCVERIKLADKNNTAAVKELERPLCGFLSERCSEGASVTLGFTPEAEPVSSVVKNPLGALENLMLDPRLDCFQQNMLSPKMIISDPSVDLNVKENSKIIRRQIGGTQNIRSPGKIGLRNKSFSIKDKISEWEGKKETQSTPRREEEQGVKEEHRVPCVTEKTSGEALVTRKVETKRLTNWELECKGAGKENERKAGTQKGTGQAAERKGAAQKDEEAESSPGKCKEVKGGKWEVQKENLSVLSQVKKLEQALKDGSAELQPQLPGTYYSPQCLQEKAAQGHTAPEGHESICGAELSKRLLGLDSEISEPIFGTLEEVRTSHVKSKGCTVENVYTEPGVPEKKPFINPLPKPRRTFKHEGEEDWVPAARNKRNLPPLPSIPPPPLPSSPPPSAVSRRLWSGKHKNNADHRKSYEFEDLLQSSSENGRVDWYAQTKLALTRTLSEENVYEDILDPPLKENPYEDIETNSRCLGKKCVLTFPASPTSSVPGTPTKLLSKPIFFRQNSERRSFKLPDIRKLSRDGTGSPSKISPPSTPSSPDDTFFSLGDPQNGKRRRKIPKLVLKINAIYEARRGKKRVKRLSQSTESNSGKDENSESDSDTEEKLKAHSQRLVHVKSRLKQTPRYQTLERDLIEYQERQLFEYFVVVSLHKKQAGAAYVPEVTQQFPLKLERSFKFMREAEDQLKAIPQFCFPDAKDWAPIHQFASETFSFVLTGEDGSRRFGYCRRLLPSGKGKRLPEVYCIVSRLGCFNLFSKILDEVEKRRGISPALVQPLMRSVMEAPFPALGRTITVKNFLPGSGTEVIELRRPLDSRLEHVDFESLFTSLSVRHLSRVFASLLLERRVIFIADKLSTLSKCCHATVALLYPFTWQHTYIPVLPPSMIDIVCSPTPFLIGLLSSSLPRLKELPVEEVLVVDLVNNRFLRQIEDEDSILPRKLQAALEHILEQRNELASDKEEGPVNGKQETSPLNEVVSEAFVRFFVEIVGHYSLFLTPTEREERTLQREAFRKSVSSKSLRRFLEVFMETQMFGGFIQERELRKQGVRGLFEVRAQEYLETLPSGEQSGVNRFLKGLGSKMKFLHKK
- the DENND2A gene encoding DENN domain-containing protein 2A isoform X1, with protein sequence MMTASKAADVSSKSESSVRKCVERIKLADKNNTAAVKELERPLCGFLSERCSEGASVTLGFTPEAEPVSSVVKNPLGALENLMLDPRLDCFQQNMLSPKMIISDPSVDLNVKENSKIIRRQIGGTQNIRSPGKIGLRNKSFSIKDKISEWEGKKETQSTPRREEEQGVKEEHRVPCVTEKTSGEALVTRKVETKRLTNWELECKGAGKENERKAGTQKGTGQAAERKGAAQKDEEAESSPGKCKEVKGGKWEVQKENLSVLSQVKKLEQALKDGSAELQPQLPGTYYSPQCLQEKAAQGHTAPEGHESICGAELSKRLLGLDSEISEPIFGTLEEVRTSHVKSKGCTVENVYTEPGVPEKKPFINPLPKPRRTFKHEGEEDWVPAARNKRNLPPLPSIPPPPLPSSPPPSAVSRRLWSGKHKNNADHRKSYEFEDLLQSSSENGRVDWYAQTKLALTRTLSEENVYEDILDPPLKENPYEDIETNSRCLGKKCVLTFPASPTSSVPGTPTKLLSKPIFFRQNSERRSFKLPDIRKLSRDGTGSPSKISPPSTPSSPDDTFFSLGDPQNGKRRRKIPKLVLKINAIYEARRGKKRVKRLSQSTESNSGKVTDENSESDSDTEEKLKAHSQRLVHVKSRLKQTPRYQTLERDLIEYQERQLFEYFVVVSLHKKQAGAAYVPEVTQQFPLKLERSFKFMREAEDQLKAIPQFCFPDAKDWAPIHQFASETFSFVLTGEDGSRRFGYCRRLLPSGKGKRLPEVYCIVSRLGCFNLFSKILDEVEKRRGISPALVQPLMRSVMEAPFPALGRTITVKNFLPGSGTEVIELRRPLDSRLEHVDFESLFTSLSVRHLSRVFASLLLERRVIFIADKLSTLSKCCHATVALLYPFTWQHTYIPVLPPSMIDIVCSPTPFLIGLLSSSLPRLKELPVEEVLVVDLVNNRFLRQIEDEDSILPRKLQAALEHILEQRNELASDKEEGPVNGKQETSPLNEVVSEAFVRFFVEIVGHYSLFLTPTEREERTLQREAFRKSVSSKSLRRFLEVFMETQMFGGFIQERELRKQGVRGLFEVRAQEYLETLPSGEQSGVNRFLKGLGSKMKFLHKK